From a region of the Lactuca sativa cultivar Salinas chromosome 4, Lsat_Salinas_v11, whole genome shotgun sequence genome:
- the LOC111901993 gene encoding LOW QUALITY PROTEIN: glycerol-3-phosphate acyltransferase RAM2-like (The sequence of the model RefSeq protein was modified relative to this genomic sequence to represent the inferred CDS: deleted 1 base in 1 codon) encodes MADNQKNSVYTHEFPAISKCETFGRETQTVVSDLDGTLLRGRSSFPYFALVAFEVGGVLRLLFLLLASPIAGILYYFISESAGIRVLIFATFAGMKVSDIESVARAVLPKFYSSDLHPEAWRVFSACGKRCVLTANPTVMVEPFLKEFLGADLVMGTEIDSWNGRATGLVKTPGVLVGVNKADVLLKAFEDTPLPELALGDRKTDYPYMKLCKEGYIVPQATEEVKAVTVDKLPKPVVFHDGRLVQKPTPFKALIIILWIPVGFFLACLRMAAGALLPMPLVYYAFWALGVRVTIKGTPPPAAKKSTGQTGVLFICSHRTLLDPIFLSTALGRPIPAVTYSLSRLSEIISPIKTVRLTRDRTSDANMIKKLLEEGDLVICPEGTTCREPFLLRFSALFAELTDELVPVAMSNRMSMFHGTTARGWKAMDPFYFFMNPSPAYEVTFLNKLPYDLTCGNGKISHDVANYIQRMIASTLSYECTNFTRKDKYKILAGNDGTVATEKPKVAAEKITVC; translated from the exons ATGGCCGATAATCAGAAGAATTCTGTATACACACATGAATTTCCGGCGATATCTAAATGTGAAACATTTGGCCGGGAAACACAAACTGTAGTCTCTGATTTGGACGGAACTTTGCTCCGGGGACGTAGTTCTTTTCCTTATTTCGCCCTTGTAGCATTTGAAGTTGGTGGAGTTTTAAGACTCCTCTTTTTGCTTCTAGCTTCTCCAATCGCCGGAATTCTCTACTACTTCATTTCAGAGTCTGCCGGTATCCGTGTTCTAATCTTCGCCACCTTTGCCGGAATGAAGGTTTCCGACATCGAATCAGTGGCGCGAGCAGTTTTGCCGAAGTTTTACTCCAGTGACCTGCACCCGGAGGCGTGGCGGGTGTTCTCGGCTTGTGGGAAGCGGTGTGTTTTGACGGCGAACCCGACGGTGATGGTGGAGCCGTTTCTGAAGGAGTTTTTGGGCGCCGATTTGGTGATGGGAACGGAGATCGATAGTTGGAATGGAAGAGCTACCGGACTTGTTAAAACTCCCGGAGTGCTCGTCGGAGTTAACAAAGCTGACGTGCTTTTGAAGGCTTTTGAAGACACGCCGCTACCGGAGTTGGCACTTGGTGACCGGAAAACCGACTACCCATACATGAAATTATGCAAG GAAGGTTACATCGTACCACAAGCCACGGAGGAAGTTAAGGCGGTGACGGTGGACAAGCTACCAAAACCAGTGGTGTTCCACGACGGCCGATTAGTCCAAAAGCCAACACCATTCAAAGCACTCATCATCATTCTTTGGATTCCGGTAGGGTTCTTCCTTGCATGTCTACGTATGGCCGCCGGTGCGCTCCTCCCCATGCCTTTAGTCTACTACGCTTTTTGGGCACTCGGAGTTCGAGTCACCATTAAAGGAACACCACCGCCAGCGGCCAAAAAATCAACGGGTCAAACCGGCGTTCTCTTCATATGCTCCCACCGCACCCTACTCGACCCTATCTTTCTCTCCACCGCCCTCGGCCGCCCAATCCCGGCAGTcacatactctctctctagactctcgGAGATCATCTCTCCGATCAAAACGGTCCGGTTAACCAGGGACCGAACCAGCGATGCCAACATGATCAAGAAGCTTCTAGAAGAAGGAGATTTGGTCATATGCCCAGAAGGAACCACCTGTAGAGAACCATTTTTGCTCCGGTTTTCAGCTCTGTTTGCTGAACTCACTGACGAGTTGGTTCCGGTGGCGATGTCAAACAGGATGTCCATGTTTCACGGCACCACTGCACGAGGGTGGAAAGCGATGGATCCGTTTTACTTTTTTATGAACCCTAGTCCAGCTTATGAAGTAACCTTCTTGAATAAGTTACCCTATGATTTAacttgtggaaatgggaagataagCCACGATGTTGCGAATTATATACAACGAATGATTGCTTCGACTTTGTCATACGAGTGTACCAATTTCACGAGGAAGGATAAGTACAAGATTTTGGCCGGAAATGATGGCACTGTGGCCACC GAAAAACCTAAAGTTGCAGCGGAGAAAATCACGGTGTGCTAG